The Thunnus albacares chromosome 21, fThuAlb1.1, whole genome shotgun sequence genome window below encodes:
- the slc51a gene encoding organic solute transporter subunit alpha, with protein sequence MNESNRTIDPSCSDKPPLAIDIILKLDIFGIILYSVLTFMAAVSMLVFIEECIYIYRKVPSNKKSVIIWVNGAAPVIGTMSCLGMWIPRATMFTDMTSACYFAVVVFKFLIMMLEEVGGDEAFLRRAAKHKLKISTGPCCCCCLCLPHVTITRGTLFLLKLGSFQFALLKLVFTILSIVLWTNGKFDLADMNITGAAIWINPFVGILTIIALWPVAITFMHLRVTLRTLKIIPKYAMYQLVLILSQLQSAIINILALKGTIACAPPFSAAARGYMMSQQLLILEMFIITLVTRLLYRRQYEPLPEEEHDDNENTKMVALPESA encoded by the exons AGTTGGACATCTTTGGCATCATCCTGTACTCAGTGCTCACCTTCATGGCGGCCGTGTCCATGCTGGTCTTCATCGAGGAATGTATCTACATCTATAGGAAAGTGCCGTCCAATAAGAAGAGTGTCATCATCTGGGTGAATGGAGCTGCGCCG gTGATTGGCACCATGTCGTGTCTGGGGATGTGGATCCCCAGAGCCACCATGTTTACTGATATGACCTCAGCCTG CTACTTTGCCGTCGTGGTATTCAAGTTCTTGATCATGATgctggaggaggtggggggcGACGAGGCATTCCTGCGGCGAGCGGCGAAACACAAACTGAAGATCAGCACTGGgccgtgctgctgctgctgcctctgtctACCACACGTGACCATCACACG GGGCACACTCTTCCTGCTCAAACTTGGCTCTTTCCAGTTTGCTCTCCTAAAGCTTGTCTTCACCATCCTTTCCATTGTCCTGTGGACCAACGGGAAGTTTGACCTGGCTGAT atGAATATTACCGGAGCTGCTATATGGATCAACCCATTTGTGGGCATCCTGACAATCATCGCCCTGTGGCCCGTGGCGATCACGTTCATGCACCTGAGGGTTACCTTGCGGACACTAAAGATCATCCCCAAGTACGCCATGTACCAG ctgGTCCTGATCTTGAGCCAGCTGCAGTCCGCTATCATCAACATCTTGGCTCTTAAAGGAACTATCGCCTGTGCACCACCTTTTTCTGCTGCAGCCAGAGGATACA TGATGAGTCAGCAGCTTCTGATCCTGGAAATGTTCATCATCACGCTGGTAACACGTCTGCTATATCGTCGACAGTATGAGCCTTTACCTGAAGAAGAACATGACGACAACGAAAACACCAAGATGGTCGCGTTGCCGGAGTCTGCATGa